The sequence TTGAGCAGATAGAGTACAGGAGCGAGGAGGATGGTGATGTAAGACCATATGTTAATCCAATAAGTATAGAGTGGAGATGGGTTGCCCTGCCTGAAAGCTACAACAAAGCTGCATCAGTGATCAGGGATATGCTCAATGAGAGGATAGTGTGGCTAATCAAGCGTAACATAATCAGGAAGGATCCAAGGTATGTGTACAAGAAGGACCTGATAAATGCTGGGGAAGAATTGCGATACAGTATAGAGATGAGCATGGAGGAGGAGAGGGGGCCGCTGTTTGTGTCACTGATGAACAACTCTGTTGCTCTATCATTGTTCCATTCATTGGAGTTGCTGGAGAGCCAGGGAGCGTATTCGTTGTTAGCATTCATGGAGAAGATGGAGGAAGATAATTCTAAATCCCATAAGATGCTATTATCAGATGCAAGGGTTGAAAAGCTCAAGAGCATACTCTCGATTGCTGATGAGCACCCAAAGATGCTCATGCTGATAGATATGCTGAAGCAGCAGTTCAGAAAGAATAAACAGTCAAGGGTACTTGTGTTCACACAGTACAGGGATACTGCCACGCATATTGTAGAGGTGTTGAAGAGGAATGGGATAGCAGCATCAAGGTTTGTCGGGCAGGCGAAGAAGATGCGTGACGAAGGTCTTACACAGGAGCAGCAGGTACAAACATTAGAGATGTTTAGAGGTGGAGAGTTCAAAGTATTGGTGGCAACATCGATTGCAGAAGAGGGGCTGGATATTCCAGAAGTTGATCTTGTTGTCTTCTATGAGCCCATACCGAGCGAGATAAGGTACATACAGAGGAGGGGGAGGACTGGAAGAAAGGCAGCAGGTAAAGTTATCATACTATCGACAAAAGACTCGATAGATGCAAGGTACCTTTACGCAAGCCAGAAGAGGGTGCAGGCAATGAAAGCGATAGTATCAACGCTTAATGCCAAGTTGAAGAGCTTGCCAAGGAGGAAGGAGTTCGCAGCAAATATCATTGACATCGATTCGCTGCCGTCAAGGCCAGAGGCTCCTGCCATGAGTATGGAAGAGCAGGAG is a genomic window of Nitrososphaerales archaeon containing:
- a CDS encoding helicase-related protein, translated to MGSVEHPLVWSDTIEGREYQERIASTASSKNTLVILPTALGKTVISALVAADRLYRYSDKKILVMAPTRPLVIQHKNTFMKMLRISEEDVVVLTGKTEQHYRSAVWSSNAKIFFATPQVVKNDLVNNILALSDYSLLVFDEAHRAVKEYAYTDIARYYVKQCDYPLILAMTASPGAERERIQHVCENLFIEQIEYRSEEDGDVRPYVNPISIEWRWVALPESYNKAASVIRDMLNERIVWLIKRNIIRKDPRYVYKKDLINAGEELRYSIEMSMEEERGPLFVSLMNNSVALSLFHSLELLESQGAYSLLAFMEKMEEDNSKSHKMLLSDARVEKLKSILSIADEHPKMLMLIDMLKQQFRKNKQSRVLVFTQYRDTATHIVEVLKRNGIAASRFVGQAKKMRDEGLTQEQQVQTLEMFRGGEFKVLVATSIAEEGLDIPEVDLVVFYEPIPSEIRYIQRRGRTGRKAAGKVIILSTKDSIDARYLYASQKRVQAMKAIVSTLNAKLKSLPRRKEFAANIIDIDSLPSRPEAPAMSMEEQEAVEIKRREVDRVARKLYKEVAKSGMKGIDVYSLEMDEQLVEAACDKLEELRQIVWIDDHTIALRKDFVPVEGKVYSVSVERVMQGSAVVRVNDKWYARMNAEDFDGPRVLVKKGSEFRCVGMLYRQDGKLNIRVRKIVESVR